The Ciconia boyciana chromosome 2, ASM3463844v1, whole genome shotgun sequence genome has a segment encoding these proteins:
- the STX17 gene encoding syntaxin-17 isoform X1 yields the protein MSEDDEKVKLRRIEPAIQKFIKVAIPTDLERLRKHQINIEKYQRCRLWDRLHEEHINAGRTVQQLRANMREMEKLCLRVRQEDIPVLQRMINPVKEEASFAIKDFLQLHSESAEELKKQLEGQEDASLTRSATVGGETLYNTAVKDGSQSLIQIYSRLPEIPQEENAAESWETLEEDLIQLSQLVTEFSLLVSSQQEKIDRIEDHVNSAAVNVEEGTKNLGKAAKYKLAALPVAGAVIGGVVGGPIGLLAGFKVAGIAAALGGGILGFTGGKLIQRRKQKMMEQISSSCPELSCQRAKKSS from the exons ATGTctgaagatgatgaaaaagTTAAACTCCGTCGAATTGAACCTGCCATTCAGAAGTTCATTAAAGTGGCAATTCCAACAGATTTGGAAAGGTTaagaaaacaccaaataaaTATTGAGAAG tATCAAAGATGCAGACTCTGGGACAGATTGCACGAAGAGCACATTAACGCAGGACGAACAGTTCAG CAACTCCGAGCCAATatgagagagatggagaaactCTGTTTGCGAGTCCGACAGGAAGACATCCCAGTTCTGCAGAGAATGATAAATCCAGTTAAGGAGGAAGCTTCATTTGCTATAAAAGACTTCCTGCAGCTCCATTCTGAATCTGCAGAAGAACTTAAAAAGCAACTCGAAGGACAGGAGGATGCCTCTTTAACCAGATCTGCAACTGTAGGAGGAG AAACTTTATATAACACAGCAGTGAAGGACGGCTCCCAAAGTTTAATCCAGATCTACTCCCGCCTTCCCGAAATAcctcaggaagaaaatgcagctgagtCCTGGGAAACTCTAGAAGAG gACTTGATTCAGCTTAGCCAGTTGGTGACTGAGTTTTCTCTCTTAGTCAGC TCTCAGCAGGAGAAGATTGACAGGATTGAAGACCATGTCAACAGTGCTGCTGTGAATGTTGAAGAGGGAACCAAAAACTTGGGGAAG GCTGCAAAATACaagctggcagctctgcctgtggcAGGTGCAGTCATTGGTGGAGTGGTGGGGGGTCCTATTGGTCTCCTTGCAGGCTTCAAAGTGGCAGGAATTGCAGCTGCACTTGGTGGTGGGATTTTGGGTTTCACAGGTGGAAAATTgatacaaagaagaaaacaaaaaatgatggAGCAGATCTCTTCCAGCTGTCCAGAGCTTTCTTGCCAAAGAGCCAAAAAATCCAGCTGA
- the STX17 gene encoding syntaxin-17 isoform X2: MSEDDEKVKLRRIEPAIQKFIKVAIPTDLERLRKHQINIEKYQRCRLWDRLHEEHINAGRTVQQLRANMREMEKLCLRVRQEDIPVLQRMINPVKEEASFAIKDFLQLHSESAEELKKQLEGQEDASLTRSATVGGAVKDGSQSLIQIYSRLPEIPQEENAAESWETLEEDLIQLSQLVTEFSLLVSSQQEKIDRIEDHVNSAAVNVEEGTKNLGKAAKYKLAALPVAGAVIGGVVGGPIGLLAGFKVAGIAAALGGGILGFTGGKLIQRRKQKMMEQISSSCPELSCQRAKKSS, from the exons ATGTctgaagatgatgaaaaagTTAAACTCCGTCGAATTGAACCTGCCATTCAGAAGTTCATTAAAGTGGCAATTCCAACAGATTTGGAAAGGTTaagaaaacaccaaataaaTATTGAGAAG tATCAAAGATGCAGACTCTGGGACAGATTGCACGAAGAGCACATTAACGCAGGACGAACAGTTCAG CAACTCCGAGCCAATatgagagagatggagaaactCTGTTTGCGAGTCCGACAGGAAGACATCCCAGTTCTGCAGAGAATGATAAATCCAGTTAAGGAGGAAGCTTCATTTGCTATAAAAGACTTCCTGCAGCTCCATTCTGAATCTGCAGAAGAACTTAAAAAGCAACTCGAAGGACAGGAGGATGCCTCTTTAACCAGATCTGCAACTGTAGGAGGAG CAGTGAAGGACGGCTCCCAAAGTTTAATCCAGATCTACTCCCGCCTTCCCGAAATAcctcaggaagaaaatgcagctgagtCCTGGGAAACTCTAGAAGAG gACTTGATTCAGCTTAGCCAGTTGGTGACTGAGTTTTCTCTCTTAGTCAGC TCTCAGCAGGAGAAGATTGACAGGATTGAAGACCATGTCAACAGTGCTGCTGTGAATGTTGAAGAGGGAACCAAAAACTTGGGGAAG GCTGCAAAATACaagctggcagctctgcctgtggcAGGTGCAGTCATTGGTGGAGTGGTGGGGGGTCCTATTGGTCTCCTTGCAGGCTTCAAAGTGGCAGGAATTGCAGCTGCACTTGGTGGTGGGATTTTGGGTTTCACAGGTGGAAAATTgatacaaagaagaaaacaaaaaatgatggAGCAGATCTCTTCCAGCTGTCCAGAGCTTTCTTGCCAAAGAGCCAAAAAATCCAGCTGA